The genomic stretch ACTTGGTGTTCGATGCGGGTGGTCGATTCCACGTGTTGGACTACAAGAGCAATGCCTTGGGCGCAACTGATGCAGAGTACAGCGGTCATGCGTTGATCGCGCATATGGACAAACACTATTACCGCTTCCAAGCCTTGATTTATGTCGTCGCGCTGGACCGCTATTTGGCATCGCGTCTGCCGCATTACGCGCGCGCCACGCACTTAGGCGAAGCCGTGTATCTGTTCCTGCGTGCGGCGCGTCCGGGCAGTACCGCAGGCGTTTGGTCTTATCGTTTTGATGATGCGCTGATTGAAGCGGTGCAACGCGTATTGGGTGGCATGCAAGATGAATAACAGTGCACGTCAGCCCACGGATTTTCTTGCCGCAGCTGTTGCGGAATGGACACAACGCCAAGGCGGCAGCGCGCAGCTCGCGCAATGGGCGGCAATGGCAGCTTCCGCCGACCTTGCGGGCAATTCCGCAGTGGCGATGTCTGAGTCAGAGTTCGCACTGATCTCAGAGGAGGCGCTCATGCAGGGTGCCGACGCTCCGTTTGTGTACGAGCTGGCACACTTTTACCTGCGCAGGAACCAAACGCATGAAGCCGGTGTGGCGCAAGCGATACGCAGCCGATGGCTGAAGGCACATGCTGACCTTCCGCTGCAAGACGCGGACATGCTGCATTTGTTTGAAGCACGCGAAGATGCAGCCGATGGTCCGCAACGCCAAGCCGTGATATCGGTGCTTGGCAAACCGTTGTTTGTTTTGACGGGTGGCCCTGGCACTGGCAAAACCACAACGGTCTTGCGGATGTTGGTGCGGCTTGATCAGGCATTCCGGGCGACGCATGCGCGCGCACCGCGCATTGTGTGTACGGCGCCGACCGGTAAGGCTGCGCAACGCTTGTCGCAGGCATTGCAGTCGGGTGCAGCATCCCTGTGCGCACGCATGCCTAACGCCGCGCTGCAAACGACCGTCGATAACATTCTGCTGCATGATGCGAGCACCGTGCATCGTTATCTGGGCGCGCTGGAACGCGATGCGCGTGCACGCGCTGATATCGTCGTGTTGGACGAGGCCTCGATGCTGGATTTGGCGATGATGCATCGCTTGCTCGGTTCAATCGACGCAGAGACACAATTGGTGTTGGTCGGGGATGCAAACCAGTTGACCTCCGTGGAAACGGGTTCAGCCTTTTCAGATGTCGTGCAAGTGTTGCGCGACACACATGCAGATGGCTGGATTGAACTCACGCACAGTTTTCGCTCTATGCCAGAACTTCAGGCATTGAATAAGGCGGCGGGTGAGGGAGATGAAGCCGCGTTTGAATCGGCGATGCGCACTTCGTCGGGCCACGCGCAACGGATCGATCTTTCGCGCGATGGCGCGTTTGGGGCGGCGTTGAGTGGGTGGTCCGAGAAGATCGGCACGGCGCTGTCCGAATCAGGTGCGTTTTCAGCGCTGCCATTAGAGACGGAGGCGCGGCATGCTCAAGTCCTTCGTGTTCATGGCGCGCTGGCCGAGCGTCAATTGTTGTGTGCGGTGCATCCGGGCCCACAGGGCACCATCCAGTGCAATGCATCGATTGAAGATGTGGTGCGCAGCTACGCACAGGTGGATTCGGAAGCCGTGTGGTATCCGGGGCGGGCCGTTTTGATTTCCAAGAATGACTACGCGCTCGGTCTGTTTAATGGCGATGTCGGTGTTTGTCTGCAAGATCATACCGGCGACCTGAAAGTGTGGTTTTTACGCACGCGCGTGGGCGATGCCGTTGAGCCTATTGGTTTGGCACCGCAAGCACTGCCGGCCTACGTGCCTGCCTTTGCCATGAGCATCCACAAGAGTCAAGGTTCTGAATATCCCGAGGTCGCCGTGGTGCTGCCCGCAGATGCGCACGCCGGGTTGTTGACGCGTCAGCTGCTCTACACCGCTGTCTCACGTGCGAAGCGCCAAGTGCAGCTGTGGACCAGCGATGCTGCACTGAAAACCGCGCTCGATTCGCACGTGGCGCGCGTCGGCGCACTGCGCCTGCGTCTCACGTCCTGAGACGCGAAAGCGCCACCCTCCAACAAGATTGGAGGCACTATGGCGCGCGCTACACCCTTAAAACACGAACTCGCATTTCCCTCACCCGAGACACATGAGCCTACCGACGCTTGGGTGACCCGGCTTAAGCGCAAGTATGGCGACCGCATCACCGGTGCGTTTGTCTTGCCCGCGCGCGAGGCACAGTACGTCGATTTTCCGGAAGCACTGCCGCCACCCTTGGTTCAAGCCTTGCGAGCGCGTGGTCGTACACAGTTGTATTCGCATCAGCGCGCAGCTTGGGATGCCGTTGCGCGTGGCGAAGATATCGTTGTTGTCACGCCCACAGCATCAGGAAAAACGCTGTGCTACACCTTGCCCGTCGTCACCGCCGCGATGCAATCCCGCAGCAAGGCGCTGTATCTGTTTCCGACGAAGGCCTTGGCGCAAGACCAGGTTGCTGAGCTGATTGAACTCACACGCGCAGGTGAACTGGGCATTCGTGCGGCAACATTTGACGGCGACACGCCAGGTGATCAACGCCAGTCGATTCGTCTCAATGGCGACATCGTGGTGACCAATCCCGACATGCTGCATCAAGGGGTCTTGCCCCACCACACCAAGTGGGCGCAGTTCTTTGAGCAACTTAAATACGTCGTGATCGATGAGGTGCATGCCTATCGCGGTGTGTTCGGTTCGCACTTGGCCAATGTCTTGCGCCGGCTCGAACGTGTGTGCGCGTTTTATGGCGCGAAGCCGCAGTACATTTTGTGTTCGGCCACCATTGGGAATCCGCAAGCGCATGCCGAAGCCTTGCTGGGACGCACAGTCACCGCAATCACTGAATCGGGTGCGCCCAGTGGAGAGAAGCATGTCCTGCTTTGGAATCCACCCGTGGTGAATCCGGATCTCGGCTTGCGTGCATCTGCACGTTCGCAGTCGAATCGGATCGCGCGTTTGACGATCAAGGCGGGATTGAAAACCTTGGTGTTTGCACAGTCGCGCACCATGGTTGAAGTACTGACGAAATATTTGAAGGACGTGTTCGATCACGATCCGCGAAAACCGGCGCGCATCCGTGCCTATCGTGGCGGGTACTTGCCCACCGAGCGAAGGGAGGCCGAACGCGCTATGCGCGAAGGTCGCGTGGACGGTGTCGTGGCCACATCCGCGCTTGAGCTCGGTGTCGATATCGGCGCGCTGGACGTGGTGGTGCTGAACGGCTACCCGGGCAGCATCAGCGGTACGTGGCAGCGCATCGGTCGCGCCGGTCGGCGACAGCAAACGAGCTTGGGGATTTTGGTCGCGAGTTCGGATCCACTTGATCAGTACGTCGTGCGGCACCCCGAATTTTTCTCCGATGCATCACCGGAACACGCGCGGATCGCGCCAGATCAGCCGGTGATTTTGCTCGATCACATTCGCTGCGCTGCCTTTGAATTGCCCTTTCTTGAAGGCGATCAGTTCGGCAGCGTGCATCCGGATATTTACTTGCAGGTCTTAGCCGAAGATGGCGTGTTGCATCCGGAGGGGCGGCGCTGGGAATGGATCGCTGACAGCTATCCCGCCAATGCGGTGAACTTGCGCTCGGTCGCTGATGGCAATTTCGTTGTGGTTGATCGCACTGAAGGTCGACAAGTCATCATCGCCGAGGTCGACTTCAACAGTGCGCCGCTGATGTTGTATGAAGGCGCGATCCACATGGTGCAGTCCGTGCCCTATCAAGTTGAGACGCTGGATTGGGAGGGCCGCAAGGCCTATGTCACCCGCACGCATGTCGACTACTACACGGACGCCATCGACTACACGCGACTCAAAGTGTTGGAAAGCTTCGAATGCGATGTGGCAGGT from Lysobacter sp. HDW10 encodes the following:
- the recD gene encoding exodeoxyribonuclease V subunit alpha encodes the protein MNNSARQPTDFLAAAVAEWTQRQGGSAQLAQWAAMAASADLAGNSAVAMSESEFALISEEALMQGADAPFVYELAHFYLRRNQTHEAGVAQAIRSRWLKAHADLPLQDADMLHLFEAREDAADGPQRQAVISVLGKPLFVLTGGPGTGKTTTVLRMLVRLDQAFRATHARAPRIVCTAPTGKAAQRLSQALQSGAASLCARMPNAALQTTVDNILLHDASTVHRYLGALERDARARADIVVLDEASMLDLAMMHRLLGSIDAETQLVLVGDANQLTSVETGSAFSDVVQVLRDTHADGWIELTHSFRSMPELQALNKAAGEGDEAAFESAMRTSSGHAQRIDLSRDGAFGAALSGWSEKIGTALSESGAFSALPLETEARHAQVLRVHGALAERQLLCAVHPGPQGTIQCNASIEDVVRSYAQVDSEAVWYPGRAVLISKNDYALGLFNGDVGVCLQDHTGDLKVWFLRTRVGDAVEPIGLAPQALPAYVPAFAMSIHKSQGSEYPEVAVVLPADAHAGLLTRQLLYTAVSRAKRQVQLWTSDAALKTALDSHVARVGALRLRLTS